A region of the Pseudarthrobacter sp. MM222 genome:
AAATCATCGAAGCAGCCCGCGCCTTTGCCGATGAGATGGCTGAGCGCATGCGTGCCCTGCACGCACTGCCGGACGGCCGCAGCTCCACGGTCTCCAAGTCCACCTCCCTGGCCGAGTTCCCCGCCGGACTGATTAACACCAAGGACGCTATCGACAAGATCGTCGCCGCGCTTGACGCCGCTGTCGGCACCATGCGCAAGGTCCATGACGAAGTGGACGAAGAAGACCCGACGACGGCGGACCTGCTGCACGCGTTCATCGCCAAGTTCGAGCAGTACGCCTGGATGGTCAATGCGGAGACCATGCGCGCCACCGCCAACGTCACCACCCCCGAGAGCAAGAAGTAGCCTCAGCGCTCAGCGCAGTCCAAGCGCCCGCGCCGGGTACTCCCCGGCGTCGGGCGCTTGGCATTTAAGCCCGACTGGAGGGCAGCCTCAAACGGCCTATTTGGCGGTCGGCACCTTTCGCAGGACGACGGCGGCCAGCACCGAGGCGCCCGCCATCAGCACCAGTGCGATAGCCGCCGTCACGTGCACGCCGGAATCGAAGGCGGCACGGGCAGCCGCAGTCACGGCTTCCGCCAGCGGGCCGGGAAGGGCCTGCGCCAGGTCCACGGCACCGGCCAGCGTTTCCCGGGCTTGGGCAACCCCCTCCGCCGGTGCAGCCTCGGCGACGCCGTCCGGGAGCCGGAGGTTGCCCTGGTAGGAGGCAGTCAGAATGGAGCCGAGGATGGCGGTGCCCAGCAGGGACCCCACCTCGTAGCCGGTCTCGGAAATGGCCGCCGCCGCGCCGGACTTCTCCGCGGGCGCCGCCCCGAGGATCAGGTCATTGGAAATGGTCTCCGCCGCGCCGACGCCCAGGCAGAGGATCAACAGGGCCGCCAGCAGGAGCGCCGGGCCGTTGCCGTGGTCGCCGAAGGCCACCAGGCCGTACCCCGTGGCGCTCAGCAGCAGTCCGCCGGCCACGACGAAGCCCGGCCGGACGGTCCGCACCAGCGGCACCACCAGCAGGCCGGCCGCAACGGTGGCGATCAGGGCGGGGACCATGGCGACGCCGGACTCCGAGGGGGACTGGCCCTCCAGCAGCTGCAGGTGCTGGGCGAGGAAGAGAATGAAGCCGTTGAAGGAAAACAGGGCCAATACGTTCGCCGTGATGGCCGTGCTGAAGACACGGTTGCCGAACAGGCTGACATCCAACAGCGGCGCGGTCGGGCGCGGAGCAGCAGTGTGAGCGGCAGCCGTCCCCGTTCCGCGGAGTTCCTGGCCGTCCCGCAGCAAGGCCTGCTGCCGCCGGATGAAGACGTACCCCATCAGCAGGCCGAAGCCGATCGCTGCCAGCGGCACCAGGGACAGGCCGTGCGTGGCCAGTTCCTTGATGCCATAGACCACCGGCACCATCACCAGCAGGGACAGGGCGATGCTGGGAACGTCCACCCGGCCGGGATTCGGATCGCGCGACTCCGGAATCAGGAACACTCCGAGCGCCAGCAGCGGCAGGATGATCGGCACCGCTACCAGCAGGACCGCGCCCCACCAGAAGTGCTCCACGAGCCAGCCCCCGAAAATCGGGCCCAGGGCGGCGCCGCCGGAGAAACCCGCTGCCCAGATGGCCACGGCCAGCCGGCGGCGGTTCGGCTCAGGGAATATGTTGCGGATCAGGGACAGTGTGGAGGGCATCAGCATTGCGCCGAAGAACCCGAGCCCCGCCCGCCCGGCGATCAGCCATTCGGCGCTGGGCGCGAAGGCCGTGACGGCCGAGACGGCGGCGAAGCCGGTGCTGCCGATGAAGAGCAGGCGGCGGCGTCCGATCCGGTCACCGAGGCTCCCCATCGCTACCAGAAGGCCGGCCAGCACCAGGGGATAAGCATCCACAATCCACAGCAGTTCGACCCCGGACGCGTCGAGGCTGCGCGCGATGGCGGGCAGCGCGAAGGTGAGCGCCGTGTTGTCCACCGCGACCAGCAGTACCGGGAACATCAGCAGGGAAAGTGCCAGCCAGTCACGCCACGGCGCCCGCGGTGCGGATGCCGGCCTCGCGCCGGTGGCTGCAGGAATCGATGTAGTCCTCATAACCGATAACTATACCGTCCAGACGGTACAGTTAAGAAATGCGCGTTTAGACGGGCATGATGGAACCCATGCCCAGAAAACCCGTCGCCCGCGAAGCTGTCCTTGACGCCTTCGAATCCCTGCTGATCGAAGAGGGTGAACGGGCAGCAACGTTGGACGCCGTCGCCCGGCTGGCCGGCGTCTCCAAGGGCGGCCTGCTCTACCATTTCCCGAACAAGGAAGCCATGGTCTCCGTGCTGTTGGAGCGGCTCGACCGGCTCCTTGGCGAGGACCTCGGGAGGATGGCCGCTGCGCCGGAAGGGGCCGCCGCCTACTTCATCAAATCCTCGGTCTGGGCGGACACTCCGATGGACCGCGTCTTTGTTGCCGCGACCCGGCTGGCCGAGGTGGCCCACGAGGAAACGCTGCAGCGGATCGCGGCCGCCCAGGCCGGCTGGCTGGAGCTGCTGGCGGCCGACGTCGGGCCCGGCATGGCCAAAGCCGTGCTCTATATGGGGGACGGACTGTATTTCAACGCGATGCTGGCCCGCGGCCCCGGCGGACCGCTCCCGGAAGTGGAGGGCGACGTCGAAAGCCTCCTGGCCGCCGTCGAACGGCTGCGCGGCTGAGCTGGACGCGGGGCAATCCCGTCCGCCGAGGTCGCCGGAAGCGCGCGGAGTCGCCGGAACTTTCCGGCGACTTCGCAGCGCTCCGGCGAATTCGCGTCCGACGGCGGTGCTGGCGCGTAACTCCCGCCGGAGCAGGGTCATTGGTTTGCGGAGCGGAGCCGGGCGTAGGACAATGGAGGCTGTGACTGTGGTCACGAGCAATTGAATATGCCATTGATCTGCGGCGGGAGAGTCCTGCAAGTAGGTACAAGCAGGCGCCGTAGGAGCAAATCCTCCCCAGGAATCTCTCAGGCACATGTACCGCCGCGGCAAGGCAACTCTGGAAAGTAGCAGGCTGTCCGCTGACATGCTGTGCTCACCGACGGTGCAAGCGGAGCCATGCGAGAGCACGGGCGCCGCGGAAACTCTCAGGTCCAATACAGAGCGGGGAGGAACCCGAATCAATGTGGCGTACCCTGCGCCGCCTTAGTTATGGAGTTCCTTGTGACTGTTACCTCAGCCTCCACGTCCTTCGTTGACCGGCACATCGGCGCGCGCCGTCAGTCCGACGTCGACGCCATGCTGAAGGCTGTCGGCTACGACACCGTCGACGCCCTCGTGGACACCGCCGTGCCGAAGGACATTCGGCAGGACTCCCCGCTGGCGCTGGGCGAAGCCCTGAGCGAGGTCGAGGTCCTCGCCGAACTGCGCCAGCTGGCCGCGAAAAACAAGACCGCGGTCCAGATGATCGGCCAGGGCTACTATGACACCCTCACCCCGGCCGTCATCCGCCGGAACATCCTCGAGGCGCCCGCCTGGTACACCGCCTACACGCCCTACCAGCCCGAAATCTCCCAGGGCCGGCTCGAGGCGCTGCTGAACTTCCAGACCATGGTCCAGGACCTCGTCGGCCTGCCGATCGCCAACGCGTCCCTGCTGGACGAAGCCACCGCCGTCGCCGAGGCCGTGCTGATGATGCGCAGGGCCAACAAGAACAAAGAAGCGCGCGACGGCAAGACCGTCCTCGACGCCGACTGCCTGCCGCAGACCATCGCGATCGTTCGGGGCCGCGCCGAAGCCCTCGGCTTCGAGGTCGAGGTCGCCGACCTCTCCAAGGGCCTGCCCGACGGCGTCATCAACGGCGTCGTCCTGCAGCAGCCGGGTGTCTCCGGCCGCGTGTTTGACCACACGGCTGTGATCGCCGATGCCAAGGAACGCGGCGCCCTCGTCACCGTCGCCGCAGACCTGCTGTCCCTCACGCTGATCACCTCCCCGGGCGAGCAGGGTGCTGACATCGCCGTTGGATCCGCCCAGCGCTTCGGTGTCCCGCTGTTCTTCGGCGGCCCGCACGCGGCCTACATGGCCGTGCAGAAGGGCCTCGAGCGGTCCATGCCCGGCCGTCTCGTGGGCGTGTCCAAGGACAACGCCGGCGTCCCGGCCTACCGGCTGGCGCTGCAGACCCGTGAGCAGCACATCCGCCGGGAGAAGGCCACGTCCAACATCTGCACCGCGCAGGCGCTGCTGGCCATCGTCGCCTCGTTCTACGCCGTCTACCATGGCCCCGACGGCCTGAAGGCGATCGCCGAGACCACGCACGGCCACGCCCGGACCATTGCCGCGTCGCTGAAGGCGGCCGGTCTGGACGTGCTGCACACGAGCTTCTTCGACACCGTCACCGTTTCGGTCCCGGGCAAGGCGGCACAGATCATCGCCGCCGCCGAGGCCAAGGGCATCAACCTGCGCAGCATCGACGCGGACACCGTCGGCATCTCCGCGGATGAAGCCACGACGGCGGCCATCGTCGCCGAGGTCGTGGCCGCGTTTGGCGCGAGCGTCATCGACGCAGGCCCCGATGCCGGGTTCGGCCTGGACACCGCCGTCGAACGCACCTCGGACTACCTGCAGCACCCGGTGTTCAACACGCACCGCTCCGAGACCCAGTTGCTGCGCTACATCCGCCGGCTCTCGGACCGCGACCTCGCGCTGGACCGCACCATGATCCCGTTGGGATCGTGCACCATGAAGCTGAACGCCACGGCCGAGATGGAGGCCATCTCCTGGCCGGAGTTCGCCTCCATCCACCCCTTCGCCCCGGAATCCCAGACCGCCGGCTGGCGCGAACTGATCGAGGACCTGGAAGCCCAGCTGACCGAGATCACGGGCTATGACCAGGTCTCCATCCAGCCGAACGCCGGCTCGCAGGGCGAGCTTGCGGGCCTGCTGGCCATCCGTGGCTACCACCTCTCCCGCGGTGACGATCAGCGCAACGTCTGCCTGATCCCGGCCTCCGCGCACGGCACCAACGCGGCCTCGGCCGTCCTGGCCGGCATGAAGGTGGTGGTCGTGGCCACGGCCTCCGACGGCACCATCGACCACGCGGACCTGACCGCCAAGATCGAGGCCCACAAGGACGCCCTGTCCTGCATCATGATCACCTACCCGTCCACGCACGGCGTGTTCGACGCCGACGTCCGCGAGGTCTGCGACGCGATCCACGCCGCCGGGGGCCAGGTCTACATTGACGGCGCCAACCTCAATGCCCTCGTGGGCCTGGCCCAGCCGGGCCAGTTCGGCGGCGACGTCTCGCACCTGAACCTGCACAAGACCTTCTGCATCCCGCACGGCGGCGGCGGACCGGGCGTCGGCCCGGTCGCCGCCAAGGCCCACCTGGCACCCTTCATGCCGGGCAACGCCGCGGACCCCGCGAACGGGGCCGACGGCACGCCGATCTCCGCGTCCCGCTACGGTTCCGCCGGCGTGCTGCCGATCTCCTGGGCCTACGTGAAGCTCATGGGCGGCCAGGGACTGACCGAGGCCACAAGGTCGGCTCTGCTTGCCGCCAACTACATTGCGGCCCGGCTCAACGACTACTTCCCGGTGCTGTACACCGGCGAAGGCGGCCTCGTTGCCCACGAGTGCATCCTGGACCTGCGCGAGCTCACGGCGAAAACCGGCGTCACCGCCGAGGACGTGGCAAAGCGCCTGATCGACTTCGGCTTCCACGCCCCCACGCTGTCCTTCCCGGTAGCCGGCACCCTGATGGTGGAGCCCACCGAGTCCGAGGACCTCGGCGAGATCGACCGCTTCATCACGGCCATGGTCGCCATCCGCGCCGAGATCGACCAGGTGGCCCACGGTGACTTCACCGTGGAGCACAGCCCGCTGCGCAACGCCCCGCACACGGCTGCTGCAGTCATCAGCACCGACTGGACCCGCGAGTACCCGCGTGAGCAGGCCGCGTTCCCCGTCCACACGCTCCGGCAGGACAAGTATTTCCCCCCGGTCGGCCGGATTGACGGCGCGGCAGGGGACCGGAACCTGATCTGCTCCTGCCCGCCCCTCTCCGAGTTTGAAAACTAAGGATCCCGAGATGACTGAGAAATACACGGCCCTCTACGAAGAGCACAAGAAGCTCGGCGCCTCCTTCACGGACTTCGGCGGCTGGCAGATGCCGCTCAAGTACAGCTCCGAGCTTGCCGAGCACCACGCCGTGCGCAAGTCCGCCGGGCTGTTCGATCTCTCCCACATGGGCGAAGTCTGGGTCACCGGCCCGGACGCAGCGGCGTTCCTGGACTACGCCCTCGTCGGCAAAATCTCCGCGATGGCGGTCGGCAAGGCCAAGTACTCGCTGATCTGCAACGGGGACGGCGGCATCATTGACGACCTCATCACCTACCGCCGCCCGGCTGCTGCCGACGGCACGGACAAGTTCCTTGTGGTCCCCAATGCCGGCAACGCCAAGGTCGTGGCTGCGGCCCTGGCCGAGCGGGCTGCAGGATTCGACGTCACCGTCAATGACGCCTCCGCCGAGACCTCGCTGATCGCCGTGCAGGGGCCGAAGGCCGAGGAGATCCTGCTCCGCCTCGTCCCGGCCGCGCAGCACGAGCTCGTCACCGGCCTGAAATACTATGCCGCCGTCGAGGTCCCCTTTCTGTCCGGCGGCGCCAGCCAGGACCTCCTGCTGGCCCGCACCGGCTACACCGGCGAAGATGGCTTCGAGATCTTCGTGACGAACGACGCCGCCGCGGCTCTGTGGCAGGCCCTCATCGCCGTGGCTGAGGAGGGCGAGCTGACGCCCGCCGGGCTCGCCTCCCGCGACTCGCTTCGGCTTGAGGCCGGGATGCCGCTGTACGGCAATGAGCTCTCTTTGGAAGGCGATCCGTTCGCCGCCGGCCTGGGTCCCGTCGTCGCGCTGTCCAAGGAAGGCGACTTCATCGGCAAGGCCGCCCTGGCCGCCAAGAAGGAAGCCGGCGCCGGTGCCACCACCGGCCGGAAGCTGGTCGGCCTCAAGGGCCTCGGGCGCCGGGCCGGCCGCGGCCACTACCCGGTGCTCAAGGACGGCAACGTCGTCGGCGAAGTGACCTCCGGCCAGCCGAGCCCCACGCTGGGTTACCCCGTCGCGATGGCCTACGTCGACGTCGAGCACACAACTCCGGGCACGACGCTAGACATCGACCTGCGCGGCAAGGCCGAGCCGTTCGAAGTCGTGGCACTGCCGTTCTACAAGCGCGACAAGTAGCCCAGCGCCAGCGGGTTCTCGGGTGCCGTCGGTGCTGTGGCTGGCTCCGGGCCGGCTGGCCCCAGTTTTCACGCGTGCTGCTCCTTCGTCGCTTTGACGCACGCTTTCGAAAACCGCGGCCAGCCGCCCCTCGAGAACACGTCACCTCCCGTTCCAAGCAGCTTGGGAAGCGCATTTCGAAGGCCAAAGGTGCTGGGGATGAAGCGCCTGCCGGGGGTCGGCTCTGGAAGAATACGAACGGCCACTGTTTCTTCCCGGAGAACAATGGGCCCCGGAAACGTAACTGGATTTCAGCGGCAGGGGAGCGGATTCCGGAAGCGTGCGTCTAAGGGAGCGGCGCGTCCGCCCAGCGGGCGCCTTCGCGACCGAGCACGCGGAGGAATTCGGTTTCCGGCCGCGTAACCCGCCAAGGTCAGTCCGTAACCCAGCAACAATAGATTTAGCACCAAGACCACTCCGAGACTTAGGAAAAAACACATGGCAAGAGTTGCCCCTGAACTGCAGTACTCCGACGAGCATGAGTGGGTTGCACGGGAGGCCGGGAACGTTGTGTCCATCGGCATTTCGGCGGTGGCGACGGACGCCCTGGGCGACATCGTCTACGTTGATCTGCCAGAGGTCGGCTCGGCGGTGACGGCGGGGGAGACCTGCGGCGAGGTGGAGTCCACCAAGTCCGTCTCGGACCTGTACTCCCCGGTCACGGGCGAGGTCACGGAGACCAACCCGGCCGTCGTCGACGACCCGGCGCTGATCAACAGCGACCCTTACGGGGCCGGCTGGCTCTTCAAGGTCGCCGCCGAGTCCGATGGACCGCTGCTCTCGGCCCAGGAGTACGCGTCCAAGAACGGCGGCGAACTGTGAACGCCGCCGCAGGCAGCACAACAGTCGCAACGGCCACCTTTGAGCAGGTTCTTTCGCCGAGCCTGGATGCGGAGCTGTCGGCGCTGGATCCGGAGATCGCGGCGAAGATCGATGATGAGCTGACCCGCCAGCGGGACGGCCTGGAGATGATCGCCTCGGAGAACCACACGGCCAGGGCCGTGATGCAGGCGCAGGGTTCGGTGCTGACCAACAAGTACGCCGAGGGCTACCCGGGCAAGCGCTACTATGGCGGCTGCGAGCACGTCGACGTGATTGAGCAGCTCGCGATCGACCGGGTCAAGGCCCTGTTCGGGGCCGGGTACGCGAACGTGCAGCCGCACTCCGGCGCGCAGGCCAACGCCTCGGTGATGCACGCGCTGATCAAGCCCGGGGACACGATCATGGGCCTGAACCTGGCGCACGGCGGGCACCTCACGCACGGCATGAAGATCAACTTCTCCGGCCGGCTCTACAACGTGATCCCGTACCAGGTCCGGGAGGATGACCACCGGATCGACATGGCCGAGGTGGAGCGCCTGGCCCAGGAGCACAAGCCCCAGCTCATCGTTGCCGGCTGGTCCGCGTACGCCCGGCAGCTGGACTTCGCCGAGTTCCGCCGGATCGCTGATTCCGTGGGCGCCTACCTGATGGTGGACATGGCGCACTTCGCCGGCCTGGTCGCGGCCGGCCTGCACCCGAGCCCGGTCCCGCACGCGCACGTGACCACGTCCACGACGCACAAGACCCTTGCCGGTCCGCGCGGCGGGATCATCCTGAGCAACGACGCCGAGATCGCCAAGAAGATCAACTCGGCCGTGTTCCCCGGCCAGCAGGGCGGCCCGCTGGAGCACGTCATCGCCGGCAAGGCCGTGGCGTTCAAGATCGCCGCGTCCCCGGAGTTCAGGGAACGGCAGGAACGCGTCCTGGCCGGAGCCCGGATCCTGGCCGAGCGGCTGGTCCAGCCGGACGTGACCGCGAAGGGGATCAACGTGATCTCCGGCGGCACCGACGTGCACCTGGTCCTGGTGGACCTGCGTGAGTGCGAACTCAACGGCCAGCAGGCCGAGGACCGGCTCGCGGAAATCGACATCACGGTCAACCGCAACGCCGTGCCGTTCGATCCGCGCCCGCCGATGGTCACCTCGGGGCTGCGGATCGGCACCCCGGCGCTGGCGACCCGCGGTTTCGGCGAGGCTGCGTTTGCCGAGGTTGCGGAGATCATCGCCGAGGCGCTGACCGCCGACGCCGGCGCGGACCTCTCCGGCCTGCGCTCCCGGGTGGAGGCCCTCGCCGCCGCCCACCCGCTCTACCCCTCAGTCGCGAACCTTTCCTAGGGTCCGCAGGACAGAAGACGACAGAAGTAGTAATACAGAAGTAGAGAAGTACAGAAATGCAGTTCAGATCACGATGCCCGGGCGGCCGCCACAAGCTGCCGCCCGACGTCGTGTATCCGGCCGCGCTGCCGCCAACCAGCGGCAGCACAGCCTTCCGGCAGGACCATCTGCCGGGCCACAGTTAGACCTAGTTAGGAACCGACAATGGCTGTTGGAGTCTTTGACCTTTTTTCCATCGGAATAGGACCGTCGAGTTCGCACACCGTGGGCCCCATGCGGGCCGCCGCAGTCTTCGCCGAAGAGCTCAAGGCCTCCGGAATCCTTGACCGGGTGGCGTCGCTGCGCGTGGACCTCTACGGTTCCCTCGCCGCCACCGGGCACGGCCACGGCACTATGACCGCGATCCTGCTGGGCCTGGAGGGCTTCCACCCGGAGCTGATCCTGCCCGAGGAAGTGGAGGCACGGCTCGCCGCCATCGCCGAAACCGGCACCCTGCAGCTGGCCGGCGCCGTCCCTCTGCCGTACGGCGTGAAGGACATGGTGCTGCGCCCGCTCACCATCCTGCCCCGGCACACCAACGGCATGACATTCACCGTCTTCGCCGCCGACGGCGAAGTCCTGCACAGTGCCACGTTCTTCTCCGTAGGCGGCGGCTTCATCGTCCGCGAGGGCGAGGAGGATGCCGCGCTCAAGGAACTCGACGAGTCCAAGAAGGAACTGCCCCTGCCGTTCCGCACCGCCGCGGAACTGCTGGGCCGCTGCCAGTCCAAGGGCCTCTCGATCGGCGAGATCATGTTCGTCAATGAGCGTGCGTCCCGGACCGAGGAGGAGATCCGCGAGGGCCTGCTGCACATCTACTCCGTCATGGAGGGCTGCGTCCAGGTCAGCCTCAAGCGCGAAGGCCTGCTCCCGGGCGGGCTGAAGGTCCGGCGCCGGGCCCCCGACTGGCACGAGCGCCTGATGAAGGAGACCCGCGATCAGGATCCCGACTACCGGGACCCGAAGTACTGGCAGGAATGGGTGAACCTGATTGCCCTGGCCGTGAACGAGGAGAACGCCTCCGGGGGCCGGGTGGTCACCGCGCCCACCAACGGTGCCGCCGGCATCATTCCCGCCGTGCTGTATTACGCCTTGCACTTCGCCCCCGGGATGGACAAGGCCACTCAGGCGGACCGCGACGACGTCGTGATCAAGTTCCTGCTGACCGCGGCCGCCGTCGGGGTGCTCTACAAGGAACAGGCCTCGATCTCCGGAGCCGAGGTCGGCTGCCAGGGCGAGGTGGGCTCGGCGTCCTCGATGGCCGCCGCCGGCCTGGCCGAAGTTCTGGGCGGCACCCCGCAGCAGGTGGAGAACGCCGCGGAAATTGCGATGGAGCACAACCTGGGACTGACCTGCGACCCGATCGGCGGGCTCGTGCAGATCCCCTGCATCGAACGCAACGCGATCGCCGCCGCGAAGGCGATCAACGCCGCCAAGATGGCGCTCTGGGGCGACGGAACACACCGGGTGTCCCTGGACGAGGTCATCGTGACCATGCGCGAGACCGGCAAGGACATGAGCTCCAAATACAAGGAAACGGCCATGGGCGGCCTCGCCGTCAACGTCGTCGAATGCTGAAGCATTAGTTGTGCAGCGCTGCCCACGCGTTGAGCGACGAGGCGAACACGATCCATGACAGGTACGGCAGCATCAGCAGTCCTGCGGTGCGGCTGATGGGACCGAAGCGCAGCACCGTGACGGCCACCGCCACGGCCAGGGCGACAATGACGAGGA
Encoded here:
- a CDS encoding L-serine ammonia-lyase, with translation MAVGVFDLFSIGIGPSSSHTVGPMRAAAVFAEELKASGILDRVASLRVDLYGSLAATGHGHGTMTAILLGLEGFHPELILPEEVEARLAAIAETGTLQLAGAVPLPYGVKDMVLRPLTILPRHTNGMTFTVFAADGEVLHSATFFSVGGGFIVREGEEDAALKELDESKKELPLPFRTAAELLGRCQSKGLSIGEIMFVNERASRTEEEIREGLLHIYSVMEGCVQVSLKREGLLPGGLKVRRRAPDWHERLMKETRDQDPDYRDPKYWQEWVNLIALAVNEENASGGRVVTAPTNGAAGIIPAVLYYALHFAPGMDKATQADRDDVVIKFLLTAAAVGVLYKEQASISGAEVGCQGEVGSASSMAAAGLAEVLGGTPQQVENAAEIAMEHNLGLTCDPIGGLVQIPCIERNAIAAAKAINAAKMALWGDGTHRVSLDEVIVTMRETGKDMSSKYKETAMGGLAVNVVEC
- the glyA gene encoding serine hydroxymethyltransferase, which gives rise to MNAAAGSTTVATATFEQVLSPSLDAELSALDPEIAAKIDDELTRQRDGLEMIASENHTARAVMQAQGSVLTNKYAEGYPGKRYYGGCEHVDVIEQLAIDRVKALFGAGYANVQPHSGAQANASVMHALIKPGDTIMGLNLAHGGHLTHGMKINFSGRLYNVIPYQVREDDHRIDMAEVERLAQEHKPQLIVAGWSAYARQLDFAEFRRIADSVGAYLMVDMAHFAGLVAAGLHPSPVPHAHVTTSTTHKTLAGPRGGIILSNDAEIAKKINSAVFPGQQGGPLEHVIAGKAVAFKIAASPEFRERQERVLAGARILAERLVQPDVTAKGINVISGGTDVHLVLVDLRECELNGQQAEDRLAEIDITVNRNAVPFDPRPPMVTSGLRIGTPALATRGFGEAAFAEVAEIIAEALTADAGADLSGLRSRVEALAAAHPLYPSVANLS
- the gcvH gene encoding glycine cleavage system protein GcvH; the encoded protein is MARVAPELQYSDEHEWVAREAGNVVSIGISAVATDALGDIVYVDLPEVGSAVTAGETCGEVESTKSVSDLYSPVTGEVTETNPAVVDDPALINSDPYGAGWLFKVAAESDGPLLSAQEYASKNGGEL
- the gcvP gene encoding aminomethyl-transferring glycine dehydrogenase; the encoded protein is MEFLVTVTSASTSFVDRHIGARRQSDVDAMLKAVGYDTVDALVDTAVPKDIRQDSPLALGEALSEVEVLAELRQLAAKNKTAVQMIGQGYYDTLTPAVIRRNILEAPAWYTAYTPYQPEISQGRLEALLNFQTMVQDLVGLPIANASLLDEATAVAEAVLMMRRANKNKEARDGKTVLDADCLPQTIAIVRGRAEALGFEVEVADLSKGLPDGVINGVVLQQPGVSGRVFDHTAVIADAKERGALVTVAADLLSLTLITSPGEQGADIAVGSAQRFGVPLFFGGPHAAYMAVQKGLERSMPGRLVGVSKDNAGVPAYRLALQTREQHIRREKATSNICTAQALLAIVASFYAVYHGPDGLKAIAETTHGHARTIAASLKAAGLDVLHTSFFDTVTVSVPGKAAQIIAAAEAKGINLRSIDADTVGISADEATTAAIVAEVVAAFGASVIDAGPDAGFGLDTAVERTSDYLQHPVFNTHRSETQLLRYIRRLSDRDLALDRTMIPLGSCTMKLNATAEMEAISWPEFASIHPFAPESQTAGWRELIEDLEAQLTEITGYDQVSIQPNAGSQGELAGLLAIRGYHLSRGDDQRNVCLIPASAHGTNAASAVLAGMKVVVVATASDGTIDHADLTAKIEAHKDALSCIMITYPSTHGVFDADVREVCDAIHAAGGQVYIDGANLNALVGLAQPGQFGGDVSHLNLHKTFCIPHGGGGPGVGPVAAKAHLAPFMPGNAADPANGADGTPISASRYGSAGVLPISWAYVKLMGGQGLTEATRSALLAANYIAARLNDYFPVLYTGEGGLVAHECILDLRELTAKTGVTAEDVAKRLIDFGFHAPTLSFPVAGTLMVEPTESEDLGEIDRFITAMVAIRAEIDQVAHGDFTVEHSPLRNAPHTAAAVISTDWTREYPREQAAFPVHTLRQDKYFPPVGRIDGAAGDRNLICSCPPLSEFEN
- a CDS encoding MFS transporter, whose amino-acid sequence is MRTTSIPAATGARPASAPRAPWRDWLALSLLMFPVLLVAVDNTALTFALPAIARSLDASGVELLWIVDAYPLVLAGLLVAMGSLGDRIGRRRLLFIGSTGFAAVSAVTAFAPSAEWLIAGRAGLGFFGAMLMPSTLSLIRNIFPEPNRRRLAVAIWAAGFSGGAALGPIFGGWLVEHFWWGAVLLVAVPIILPLLALGVFLIPESRDPNPGRVDVPSIALSLLVMVPVVYGIKELATHGLSLVPLAAIGFGLLMGYVFIRRQQALLRDGQELRGTGTAAAHTAAPRPTAPLLDVSLFGNRVFSTAITANVLALFSFNGFILFLAQHLQLLEGQSPSESGVAMVPALIATVAAGLLVVPLVRTVRPGFVVAGGLLLSATGYGLVAFGDHGNGPALLLAALLILCLGVGAAETISNDLILGAAPAEKSGAAAAISETGYEVGSLLGTAILGSILTASYQGNLRLPDGVAEAAPAEGVAQARETLAGAVDLAQALPGPLAEAVTAAARAAFDSGVHVTAAIALVLMAGASVLAAVVLRKVPTAK
- a CDS encoding Dps family protein encodes the protein MKASPTLTANCQAVLVDLIELHVQGKQAHWNIVGTNFRDLHLQLDEIIEAARAFADEMAERMRALHALPDGRSSTVSKSTSLAEFPAGLINTKDAIDKIVAALDAAVGTMRKVHDEVDEEDPTTADLLHAFIAKFEQYAWMVNAETMRATANVTTPESKK
- the gcvT gene encoding glycine cleavage system aminomethyltransferase GcvT, coding for MTEKYTALYEEHKKLGASFTDFGGWQMPLKYSSELAEHHAVRKSAGLFDLSHMGEVWVTGPDAAAFLDYALVGKISAMAVGKAKYSLICNGDGGIIDDLITYRRPAAADGTDKFLVVPNAGNAKVVAAALAERAAGFDVTVNDASAETSLIAVQGPKAEEILLRLVPAAQHELVTGLKYYAAVEVPFLSGGASQDLLLARTGYTGEDGFEIFVTNDAAAALWQALIAVAEEGELTPAGLASRDSLRLEAGMPLYGNELSLEGDPFAAGLGPVVALSKEGDFIGKAALAAKKEAGAGATTGRKLVGLKGLGRRAGRGHYPVLKDGNVVGEVTSGQPSPTLGYPVAMAYVDVEHTTPGTTLDIDLRGKAEPFEVVALPFYKRDK
- a CDS encoding TetR/AcrR family transcriptional regulator; this translates as MPRKPVAREAVLDAFESLLIEEGERAATLDAVARLAGVSKGGLLYHFPNKEAMVSVLLERLDRLLGEDLGRMAAAPEGAAAYFIKSSVWADTPMDRVFVAATRLAEVAHEETLQRIAAAQAGWLELLAADVGPGMAKAVLYMGDGLYFNAMLARGPGGPLPEVEGDVESLLAAVERLRG